A genome region from Coffea arabica cultivar ET-39 chromosome 7e, Coffea Arabica ET-39 HiFi, whole genome shotgun sequence includes the following:
- the LOC140011305 gene encoding uncharacterized protein, whose protein sequence is MESAKVVQGVDRVKLTANILWQLWKARNKMVFQMESVDAKMIIDKAQQEWIEYDATNDTDSRPTASSERERLVQHAWEPPKEGVMRINTDAAISAKMVRTGLGVVARNWRGELVKARGIGGRRRGEAATEESLAIKSALEMVQVAGWTNIEVQSNCKNVVSSINAGNVQYCKIQTILEDIETLKNSFDSCLVSFGPRIANGCSHAMAQFAAKSIRNIDWETSFPTWLADLARKDMGVVTLFVINSCFFKC, encoded by the coding sequence ATGGAATCAGCAAAGGTGGTGCAAGGAGTGGATCGTGTCAAGCTCACAGCGAATATTCTTTGGCAGCTCTGGAAAGCGAGGAACAAGATGGTATTCCAGATGGAGAGTGTGGATGCAAAAATGATAATCGACAAAGCTCAGCAGGAGTGGATCGAATATGACGCGACAAATGACACAGACTCCCGACCAACTGCATCATCAGAGAGGGAAAGACTGGTTCAGCATGCTTGGGAGCCACCCAAGGAGGGAGTCATGAGGATTAATACGGATGCAGCAATCTCAGCTAAAATGGTCAGGACCGGACTAGGGGTAGTTGCAAGGAACTGGCGTGGGGAACTAGTGAAAGCTCGAGGAATCGGTGGAAGGAGAAGAGGGGAAGCCGCCACAGAGGAATCATTAGCGATCAAAAGTGCGCTGGAAATGGTTCAAGTTGCAGGTTGGACAAATATAGAAGTCCAGTCTAACTGCAAAAATGTAGTGAGCTCTATTAATGCGGGTAATGTTCAGTATTGTAAGATACAAACAATCCTAGAAGACATTGAGACCCTAAAGAATAGCTTTGACAGCTGCCTAGTCTCTTTTGGCCCCAGAATTGCGAATGGCTGTAGTCATGCAATGGCTCAATTTGCAGCCAAGTCAATTAGAAACATTGATTGGGAAACCTCATTCCCAACGTGGCTAGCAGACTTAGCTAGGAAAGATATGGGAGTAGTTACCCTTTTTGTAATTAACTCTTGTTTTTTCAAGTGTTAA